One segment of Zhihengliuella halotolerans DNA contains the following:
- the eccCa gene encoding type VII secretion protein EccCa: MNPAPDEKPADGVVLVHRPARTTSPAREAEASLVQRPPHVGDAAGSGTGFLGLIPLLGAAGSMTVMMLFRGSPFAAVGALMMIVTVTGAVVMLFSQRGKAGRQRRHQRDRYLEYLEERRHDFLAEERAHRRQAQASDPAPAALHEVICDPHRLWERRRHHQDFLRVRLGTGTTPARELKLEGETGQGERPDPHMQQEMQSLLRRFATAPDMPVTLGLAAHHTVSVVGDEEFGHHVVRNLLLSATALHSPEDLQVAAALPPRYRPGWEWLNWLPHVLDQSRPTDHGPLNRLAPTREQLRDLLDDAIRERYQRFTAARKNFLVGQRTQVQPRLVVVDLEHTGRAGNLALPDASLTSDDLAITSVHLVARQQDEPDEVSLRIVQTAEGFRLEDYSADPLEPATCEGVLAPSDAATAAGLARMLAPLRLSPDSREYDDGADAGRFTAHLGLDDFTAADVERLWAPRENPDFLKVPIGVDDRSRPVHVDLKESAQHGMGPHGLCVGATGSGKSELLRTLVLGLAVTHPPELLNMVLVDYKGGATFAPFAGMPHVAGIITNLSDEASLVDRIYASLEGEVLRRQQVLKDAGNIANITDYQLHRAERGDELDPLPHLFVVIDEFGELLAAQPDFIDLFMSIGRIGRSIGVHLLLSSQRIEAGKLRGLETHLSYRLGLRTLSEGESRTVLETPDAFHLPPLPGYGYLKVDTTTYSRFKAGYVSGPLAAETEEPQQRDRTARLPVLAEAFYAEDAARQNTAAPEPDADADAASGTRRTTGATVMSTLVEVIRGFDRVTDEIWLPPLPDAVALDVAAGNAGGVPARSRQLRVQIGLLDDPARQWQGAWNLDLTRSGGNAILLGGPSTGKSTALRTIGLSLAATHTVREVALFGIDLKGSALLPLAELPHAAGMAGRTSREALRRTVEEVHDLIAERERLFEVRGVDSLATMRRMHAAGELEELDVADVVLLIDGWGALAEEYEELQDMVNSILRRGGGYGVHVVATGNRWNEVRIAQQSFFGTRIELRLSDPSESGHGRKSAERLPNDRPGRGINHDGLIGQIALPRLDAAAEPDTGNEGLRAAAARVAERQPERSPRRVRMLPTVVAPDALPAPARSGLLRFGLNERDLGPKLLDFDGSERNLLVLGDEQSGKTSLLRHLMTELAAQYSKDELVFAVFDPRRGLKNVVDPDRVGGQATSAVLAQQLTAAIVGELRKRIPENPLAAGEDEGFEGPRIVLVVDDDDVLASSGASPLTPFAEYLAMGAEIGLHAIVARKVRGASRGLFTPFVSALRDAGGATFIMDGDRSEGPLVSGVRARRQPPGRGLFLHAGRQPATIQAVHVPAADG, encoded by the coding sequence GTGAACCCGGCCCCAGACGAGAAGCCAGCGGACGGCGTCGTGCTGGTGCACCGTCCAGCGCGGACCACGAGTCCGGCGCGCGAGGCCGAGGCGTCTCTCGTGCAGCGGCCGCCGCACGTCGGCGACGCGGCCGGCTCGGGCACCGGATTCCTCGGGCTCATCCCGCTGCTCGGCGCGGCCGGGTCGATGACCGTGATGATGCTCTTCCGCGGCTCCCCGTTCGCGGCTGTCGGCGCCCTGATGATGATCGTGACGGTCACGGGCGCCGTCGTCATGTTGTTCTCCCAGCGCGGCAAGGCCGGCCGGCAGCGCCGCCACCAGCGCGACCGCTACCTCGAGTACCTCGAGGAGCGCCGGCACGACTTCCTCGCCGAGGAGCGCGCGCACCGGCGCCAGGCCCAGGCGAGCGACCCGGCCCCGGCCGCGCTGCACGAGGTGATCTGCGACCCGCACCGGTTGTGGGAGCGGAGGCGCCACCACCAGGACTTCCTGCGGGTCCGGCTCGGGACGGGCACGACGCCGGCCCGCGAGCTCAAGCTCGAGGGGGAGACCGGGCAGGGTGAGCGGCCCGACCCGCACATGCAGCAGGAGATGCAGTCCCTGCTGCGCCGGTTCGCGACCGCCCCGGACATGCCCGTCACGCTCGGGCTTGCCGCGCACCACACGGTCTCCGTTGTCGGCGACGAGGAGTTCGGGCACCACGTGGTGCGCAACCTGCTGCTCTCCGCCACCGCCCTGCACAGCCCCGAAGACCTGCAGGTCGCCGCAGCACTGCCGCCCCGGTACCGCCCCGGCTGGGAGTGGCTGAACTGGCTGCCGCACGTGCTCGACCAGTCCCGCCCCACCGACCACGGCCCGCTGAACCGGCTCGCGCCGACGCGCGAGCAGCTGCGCGACCTGCTCGACGACGCGATCCGCGAGCGCTACCAGCGCTTCACCGCGGCGCGGAAGAACTTCCTCGTCGGGCAGCGCACCCAGGTGCAGCCGCGGCTCGTCGTCGTCGACCTCGAACACACCGGGCGCGCCGGCAACCTCGCCCTGCCGGACGCGAGCCTGACCTCCGACGACCTGGCCATCACCTCCGTGCACCTCGTCGCCCGCCAGCAGGACGAGCCCGACGAGGTCTCGCTGCGCATCGTCCAGACCGCGGAGGGGTTCCGCCTCGAGGACTACTCGGCCGACCCGCTCGAGCCCGCCACCTGCGAGGGCGTGCTCGCGCCCTCCGACGCGGCGACGGCGGCCGGCCTCGCGCGCATGCTGGCGCCCCTGAGGCTCTCTCCGGATTCGCGCGAGTACGACGACGGCGCCGACGCCGGCCGCTTCACGGCCCACCTCGGTCTCGACGACTTCACGGCGGCCGACGTCGAGCGGCTCTGGGCCCCGCGGGAGAACCCCGACTTCCTCAAGGTGCCAATCGGCGTCGACGACCGCTCCCGCCCCGTGCACGTGGACCTGAAGGAATCCGCCCAGCACGGCATGGGCCCGCACGGGCTGTGTGTCGGGGCGACGGGTTCGGGCAAGTCCGAGCTGTTGCGCACGCTCGTGCTCGGCCTCGCCGTCACCCACCCGCCCGAGCTGCTGAACATGGTCCTCGTCGACTACAAGGGCGGCGCGACGTTCGCGCCCTTCGCCGGGATGCCGCACGTCGCCGGCATCATCACCAACCTCTCCGACGAGGCTTCACTCGTGGACCGCATCTACGCGAGCCTCGAGGGTGAGGTGCTGCGCCGGCAGCAGGTGCTCAAAGATGCCGGCAACATCGCCAACATCACGGACTACCAGCTGCACCGGGCCGAGCGCGGCGACGAGCTTGACCCGCTGCCGCACCTCTTCGTCGTGATCGACGAGTTCGGCGAGCTGCTGGCCGCGCAGCCTGACTTCATCGACCTGTTCATGTCGATCGGCCGCATCGGCCGCTCGATCGGCGTGCACCTGCTGCTCTCCTCGCAGCGCATCGAGGCCGGCAAGCTGCGCGGCCTCGAGACGCACCTGTCCTACCGGCTCGGGCTGCGCACGCTTTCCGAGGGGGAGTCGCGGACCGTGCTCGAGACCCCGGACGCGTTCCATTTGCCGCCCCTGCCGGGCTACGGCTACCTCAAGGTCGACACGACGACGTACTCGCGGTTCAAGGCCGGCTACGTCTCCGGCCCGCTCGCCGCCGAGACCGAGGAGCCGCAGCAGCGTGATCGCACCGCCCGCCTGCCGGTGCTGGCCGAGGCGTTCTACGCCGAAGACGCCGCACGGCAGAACACGGCCGCGCCGGAGCCCGACGCCGACGCGGATGCCGCCTCCGGCACCCGGCGCACCACCGGCGCCACGGTCATGTCGACGCTCGTCGAGGTGATCCGCGGGTTCGACCGGGTCACCGACGAGATCTGGCTGCCGCCGCTGCCCGACGCGGTCGCGCTCGACGTCGCGGCCGGCAACGCTGGAGGGGTGCCCGCCCGCAGCCGACAGCTGCGCGTTCAGATCGGCCTGCTCGACGATCCCGCCCGCCAGTGGCAGGGAGCGTGGAACCTGGACCTCACCCGTTCCGGCGGCAACGCGATCCTCCTCGGCGGCCCGTCGACCGGCAAGTCGACGGCGCTGCGCACGATCGGACTCTCGCTCGCCGCGACCCACACGGTGCGTGAGGTCGCCCTGTTCGGCATCGACCTCAAGGGCTCGGCCCTGCTGCCACTGGCCGAGCTGCCGCACGCGGCGGGCATGGCCGGGCGCACGTCGCGGGAGGCGCTGCGCCGCACGGTCGAGGAAGTGCACGACCTGATCGCCGAGCGCGAGCGCCTCTTCGAGGTGCGCGGAGTGGACAGCCTCGCCACGATGCGGCGGATGCACGCCGCCGGCGAGCTCGAGGAGCTGGACGTGGCCGACGTCGTGCTGCTAATCGACGGCTGGGGCGCCCTGGCCGAGGAGTACGAGGAACTGCAGGACATGGTGAACTCGATCCTGCGCCGCGGCGGCGGGTACGGGGTGCACGTCGTCGCGACGGGGAACCGGTGGAACGAGGTGCGCATCGCGCAGCAGTCGTTCTTCGGCACCCGGATCGAGCTGCGGCTCTCGGACCCCTCCGAGTCCGGCCACGGCCGCAAGAGCGCCGAACGCCTGCCGAACGACCGGCCCGGCCGCGGCATCAATCACGACGGACTCATCGGACAAATCGCCCTGCCGCGCCTGGACGCGGCGGCCGAGCCCGACACCGGCAACGAGGGACTGCGCGCCGCCGCCGCCCGCGTCGCGGAGCGCCAGCCCGAGCGCAGCCCGCGCCGGGTGCGGATGCTGCCGACCGTCGTCGCGCCCGACGCTCTGCCGGCTCCCGCGCGCAGCGGGCTGCTTCGCTTCGGCCTGAACGAGCGCGACCTGGGGCCGAAGCTCCTGGACTTCGACGGCAGCGAGCGGAACCTGCTGGTGCTCGGCGACGAGCAGAGCGGGAAGACCTCGCTGCTGCGCCACCTGATGACCGAGCTCGCCGCGCAGTACAGCAAAGACGAGCTCGTCTTCGCGGTCTTCGACCCGCGGCGCGGCCTGAAGAACGTCGTCGACCCGGACCGGGTCGGCGGGCAGGCGACGTCCGCCGTGCTCGCCCAGCAGCTGACCGCCGCGATCGTGGGGGAGCTGCGCAAACGCATCCCGGAGAATCCGCTCGCTGCCGGCGAGGACGAGGGGTTCGAGGGCCCGCGGATCGTGCTCGTCGTGGACGACGACGACGTGCTCGCCTCCAGCGGAGCCAGCCCGCTGACCCCGTTCGCCGAGTACCTGGCGATGGGTGCCGAGATCGGGCTGCACGCGATCGTCGCCCGCAAGGTGCGCGGTGCCTCGCGCGGGTTGTTCACCCCGTTCGTCTCCGCGCTGCGCGACGCCGGCGGGGCGACGTTCATCATGGACGGCGATCGCTCCGAGGGCCCGCTCGTGAGCGGGGTCCGCGCCCGCCGCCAGCCTCCCGGGCGCGGCCTCTTCCTGCACGCCGGCCGCCAGCCTGCGACGATCCAGGCGGTGCACGTCCCGGCCGCGGACGGCTAG
- a CDS encoding EsaB/YukD family protein has translation MSAGYTRVTIATSTSNIETLLPSDQELGALMPDILRIAGAAPGAGGPRELTLTPVGAASLAPQVTLSAAGIRDGAVLRLDRRDEAVPNPVVYDLAEETEHFAADSPDRWTFEASRLVSTAVVAVLGIAALILATGAAEPSAQLAGGVTLAALALLGVPVVPRGRLACDVELLALSAGAIVAIYALAPVSSPWAAWLAPAWTALALIAWQAGRRSPGGALVTSATAVVLGVLWAGGLQIWPEPGAATAVAGVGTAFLLGFAPRLALGLSGMNALHDAVARGERPGVARARRAYRDAHQGLVGAVVLCAFSLAAASHGMLTRDVNGWGIALAVLLIVVTGLRARNLPLALERAVLLGAAAFGTAVLAYWMRDAVPVWLLGVALLAFALLPLVLRPLEVPEHVAASLRLNARRAEAIATVALLPVLLGVFDLYPQLAEMF, from the coding sequence ATGAGCGCCGGCTACACGCGCGTCACGATCGCCACCTCCACCTCCAACATCGAGACGCTCCTGCCGTCCGACCAGGAGCTCGGCGCGCTGATGCCCGACATCCTGCGCATCGCCGGCGCCGCGCCCGGAGCGGGCGGACCGCGCGAACTCACGCTGACGCCCGTGGGCGCGGCCAGCCTCGCCCCGCAGGTGACGCTGTCCGCCGCGGGAATCCGCGACGGCGCCGTCCTCCGGCTCGACCGCCGCGACGAGGCCGTGCCGAACCCGGTCGTCTACGACCTCGCCGAGGAGACGGAGCACTTCGCCGCAGACTCGCCCGATCGATGGACCTTCGAGGCGTCCCGCCTGGTCAGCACGGCCGTCGTCGCCGTTCTCGGGATCGCGGCCCTGATCCTGGCGACCGGGGCCGCGGAGCCGTCGGCACAGCTCGCCGGGGGCGTCACCCTGGCGGCTCTCGCCCTGCTCGGCGTCCCCGTCGTCCCGCGCGGGCGGCTCGCCTGCGACGTCGAACTCCTCGCGCTGAGCGCCGGCGCGATCGTCGCGATCTACGCCCTCGCCCCCGTTTCCTCTCCGTGGGCCGCGTGGCTCGCGCCGGCCTGGACCGCGCTCGCCCTGATCGCGTGGCAGGCGGGGCGCCGCAGTCCGGGCGGCGCGCTCGTCACGTCGGCAACCGCCGTCGTCCTGGGCGTCCTCTGGGCGGGCGGGCTGCAGATCTGGCCCGAGCCCGGAGCCGCGACCGCGGTCGCGGGCGTCGGCACCGCGTTCCTGCTTGGGTTCGCTCCGCGCCTGGCTCTCGGGCTCTCCGGCATGAATGCCCTGCACGACGCCGTCGCCCGCGGTGAACGCCCGGGCGTCGCCCGCGCGCGCCGCGCCTACCGCGACGCCCACCAGGGGCTCGTCGGGGCCGTGGTGCTGTGCGCGTTTTCGCTCGCGGCGGCGTCGCACGGAATGCTCACGCGTGACGTCAACGGGTGGGGGATCGCGCTCGCGGTCCTCCTCATCGTCGTGACCGGGCTGCGCGCCCGCAATCTTCCGCTGGCCCTCGAACGGGCCGTGCTGCTCGGCGCGGCGGCCTTCGGCACGGCGGTTCTCGCGTACTGGATGCGCGACGCGGTGCCGGTGTGGCTGCTCGGCGTCGCCCTGCTCGCGTTCGCCCTCCTGCCGCTCGTGCTGCGCCCACTCGAGGTGCCCGAGCACGTCGCGGCCAGCCTGCGCCTGAACGCCCGCCGCGCCGAGGCCATCGCCACGGTCGCCCTGCTGCCCGTGCTGCTGGGGGTCTTCGACCTCTACCCGCAGCTCGCCGAGATGTTCTAG
- a CDS encoding WXG100 family type VII secretion target codes for MKFDMGASTLSTLNQQTAGSNDELGSLVRQLVDAVAPLQGKFNGAGRAAFDNFKARADEISADLNQSLAKIAEGQQAMNIATQTGDQEAADNASRNQGAANFDAARFAGGGDGSGASSATVLNPSEPAQTLPGNVTINR; via the coding sequence ATGAAGTTTGATATGGGAGCGTCGACGCTGTCGACGCTGAATCAGCAGACGGCCGGATCCAACGACGAGCTCGGCTCGTTGGTCCGTCAGCTGGTGGACGCAGTCGCCCCCTTGCAGGGCAAGTTCAACGGCGCTGGACGGGCGGCCTTCGACAACTTCAAGGCCCGCGCCGACGAGATCTCCGCCGACCTGAACCAGTCGCTGGCCAAGATCGCCGAGGGCCAGCAGGCCATGAACATCGCCACCCAGACCGGCGATCAGGAGGCCGCTGACAACGCCAGCCGCAACCAGGGCGCGGCGAACTTCGACGCTGCGCGCTTCGCCGGCGGCGGCGATGGCTCCGGTGCCTCCTCAGCCACCGTCCTCAACCCCTCGGAGCCCGCGCAGACACTGCCGGGCAACGTCACCATCAACCGCTAG
- a CDS encoding pore-forming ESAT-6 family protein produces MDRISFDTGASSQVQSDISQIVSRLESLMSERDQQVSAAMSDFQMDGADAEYQAVETRWRNASAEVKNIIALVRSTLETNDETATSTQARTRSAISNIG; encoded by the coding sequence ATGGATCGCATTTCCTTCGATACCGGCGCCTCCTCGCAGGTGCAGTCCGACATCAGCCAGATCGTCAGCCGCCTCGAGTCCCTCATGAGCGAGCGCGACCAGCAGGTCAGCGCAGCCATGAGCGACTTCCAGATGGACGGCGCGGACGCCGAGTACCAGGCGGTCGAAACCCGCTGGCGCAACGCGTCAGCCGAGGTCAAGAACATCATCGCGCTCGTCCGCTCGACCCTTGAGACCAACGACGAGACAGCGACCTCCACCCAGGCCCGGACGCGCAGCGCGATCTCCAACATCGGCTGA
- a CDS encoding uroporphyrinogen-III synthase, whose translation MPETAGGSLTGFRIGVTSDRRSADLIDALERRGAEVLHAPVLKIAPIAEDAELVRETRELIAARPDYLLVTTAYGMRRWVESADAHGQGEALTEVLENASIYVRGPKARGAVRAAGFTDDGISEDERTSTLVDSVLETGVDGCTVAIQMHGHADLDDIARLEAAGATVITVSPYRWVVPEGSAEKVEKLIDAVVSGGLDVVTFTAAPAVDALWSAAHERGRYWELVQAFQTNVVAATVGPVTAQPLQDVGIDPLVPERFRMGAMIRQIVEYLSDRGTQRCTTAFGELSIRGSQVTLGKESAELGPSQLALFRAIADAEGAVLSRADLIEILPEGQGDHALDMAVSRLRQSLPNAKLVATVIKRGYRLNV comes from the coding sequence ATTCCCGAGACGGCCGGCGGGTCCCTGACCGGATTCCGGATCGGCGTGACGAGCGACCGGCGTTCGGCCGACCTGATCGACGCGCTCGAACGGCGAGGGGCCGAGGTCCTGCACGCACCTGTCCTGAAGATCGCCCCCATCGCCGAGGATGCCGAGCTCGTCAGGGAGACCCGGGAACTGATCGCCGCCCGGCCGGACTACCTTCTGGTGACGACGGCCTACGGCATGCGTCGCTGGGTCGAATCGGCGGACGCCCACGGTCAGGGCGAGGCTCTGACCGAGGTCCTCGAGAATGCGTCGATCTACGTGCGCGGACCGAAGGCCCGGGGCGCCGTGCGCGCCGCCGGCTTCACCGACGACGGCATCAGCGAGGACGAGCGCACGTCCACGCTGGTGGACTCCGTCTTGGAGACCGGCGTGGACGGATGCACCGTCGCGATCCAGATGCACGGCCACGCCGATCTCGACGACATCGCCCGGCTCGAGGCCGCTGGCGCCACCGTCATCACCGTCTCGCCCTACCGTTGGGTCGTTCCCGAGGGCAGTGCGGAGAAGGTCGAGAAGCTGATCGACGCCGTCGTGAGCGGCGGCCTCGACGTCGTCACCTTCACCGCCGCTCCCGCGGTCGACGCGCTGTGGAGCGCGGCGCACGAGCGGGGCCGCTACTGGGAGCTGGTGCAGGCGTTCCAGACCAACGTCGTCGCCGCGACCGTCGGCCCGGTGACCGCGCAGCCGCTGCAGGACGTCGGTATCGATCCGCTGGTCCCGGAGCGCTTCCGAATGGGCGCGATGATCCGGCAGATCGTCGAGTACCTCTCCGATCGCGGGACGCAGCGCTGCACGACGGCGTTCGGCGAGCTGAGCATCCGCGGCAGCCAGGTCACGCTGGGGAAGGAGAGCGCGGAACTCGGGCCCTCCCAGCTGGCGCTCTTCCGGGCGATCGCCGACGCAGAGGGGGCTGTGCTCTCCCGCGCCGACCTGATCGAAATCCTGCCCGAAGGGCAGGGCGATCACGCGCTGGACATGGCGGTCAGCCGGCTGCGCCAGTCGCTGCCGAATGCGAAGCTCGTGGCCACGGTGATCAAGCGCGGCTACCGGCTCAACGTCTGA
- the cobA gene encoding uroporphyrinogen-III C-methyltransferase produces the protein MTANAPFIGTTQLSGHVVVVCGTQRAARRAVARYRSLGAAVTTAVVPSEMAALSPALSRASLIVAVDDGNPGWDFLPALARERRVMLVQEEAAPEHGTVTLVGGGPGEADLLTVAGRKALAQADVVYYDRLGPVGIVGELAPGAELIDVGKTPGHHKVPQGRIQDMMVASALEGKSVVRLKGGDPFVFGRGGEEVDACVAAGLPVTAIPGITSSISVPGTVGIPVTHRGVAKMFTVASGHQPFSDDELEHLAGLGGTIVVLMGVATLPQTVAGLIRNGLDPKTPAAVIERGYTDTQRSTVAALDKLVMAAAEAKCASPAVVVIGDVVAVGNDWKELVAHVGAAAGSREDSRA, from the coding sequence ATGACCGCGAACGCGCCGTTCATCGGAACGACGCAGCTCTCGGGCCACGTCGTGGTGGTGTGCGGCACCCAGCGCGCCGCGCGCCGCGCGGTCGCGCGCTACCGCAGCCTCGGCGCGGCGGTGACGACCGCCGTCGTGCCCTCGGAGATGGCCGCGCTCAGCCCCGCATTGTCCCGTGCCAGCCTCATCGTCGCGGTCGACGACGGCAATCCCGGCTGGGACTTCCTGCCCGCGTTGGCGCGCGAACGGCGCGTCATGCTGGTGCAGGAGGAGGCGGCGCCCGAGCACGGCACCGTGACCCTCGTTGGCGGCGGACCCGGCGAGGCCGACCTGCTGACCGTGGCCGGCCGCAAGGCGCTGGCCCAGGCTGACGTCGTCTACTACGACCGGCTGGGCCCGGTCGGCATCGTCGGCGAGCTGGCACCCGGTGCCGAACTGATCGACGTCGGCAAGACGCCCGGCCACCACAAGGTGCCGCAAGGGCGGATCCAGGACATGATGGTCGCTTCCGCGCTGGAGGGGAAGTCCGTGGTCCGGCTCAAGGGCGGGGATCCGTTCGTGTTCGGGCGGGGCGGCGAGGAGGTCGATGCCTGTGTCGCGGCCGGCCTGCCCGTGACCGCGATCCCGGGCATCACGAGCTCGATCTCCGTGCCCGGCACGGTGGGCATCCCGGTCACGCATCGCGGTGTCGCGAAGATGTTCACCGTCGCCTCCGGGCACCAGCCGTTCAGCGACGACGAGCTGGAGCACCTGGCCGGCCTCGGCGGGACGATCGTGGTGCTCATGGGGGTGGCCACGCTGCCGCAGACCGTCGCGGGCCTGATCCGCAACGGCCTGGATCCCAAGACCCCGGCGGCCGTCATCGAGCGCGGGTACACCGACACGCAGCGCTCGACCGTGGCGGCGCTGGATAAGCTGGTCATGGCGGCGGCCGAAGCCAAGTGCGCTTCGCCCGCGGTGGTTGTCATCGGCGACGTGGTCGCCGTCGGAAATGATTGGAAAGAACTGGTCGCGCACGTGGGTGCGGCGGCCGGTTCGAGGGAGGACTCGCGCGCGTGA
- the nirB gene encoding nitrite reductase large subunit NirB has product MSNATTTGTRRIVVVGGGPAAHRFTDAMSARGLAGSHVTVLTEESHVPYDRVALSKALTDTGVDLTFDKDLWENEGIELVRDARVVDLDLETKEAVTADGRRFAYDELVLATGSNAATLPIPGNEHTHVYRYLEDVWAINQQIEELTEKYGRTINAVTIGGGLLGLEAAAGVKSLGANPIVIDGGKWLMGTQLDEGAGQAMGRLIAEKGLEVHGGVFPSKVLTTEVDGEERVTGVEMADGRIIDADMVIVSIGVRPRDELIRTINQSAKAIAAQAAGKPVDELEGTDQEPAGDYSPVFRMGPRGGVVIDETCATDVENVWAVGEVANFGGFCIGLVAPANTMAEIVADRLSGGEATFEGFDTATKLKLSGVDVASFGDAFAKAEGALEVVYADPARGVYQKLVVSDDAKTLLGGIFVGDAAPYTSLRPLLGRELPGEPGAYLSAAGGGDAPDTELPDDATLCSCNNVTAGAIRDTVGGCGTCEGQDPVQDLAGVKGCTKAGTSCGSCVPMLKKLIEKELAKSGVEVSKAICEHISFSRAELFEAIRLADLHSFEAVMERFGTGLGCDICKPAIANILASQHNAHPLDGDLGGLQDTNDRALANMQKDGTYSVVPRIPGGEITPEKLGVIANVAQKYGLYTKLTGGLRIDMFGARLEQLPDIWKELVEAGFESGQAYGKSLRTVKGCVGSSWCRYGVQDSVKMAIDLELRYRGLRSPHKLKMGVSGCARECAEAKGKDVGVIATEAGWNLYVGGNGGANPAHAKLLAKDLDDKTLLKYIDRFFMYYIRTADRLQRTAHWMDDLDGGIEHVYSVVVEDSLGLGEELEAAMNRHVEGYEDEWAATLKDPERLRRFRSFVNAPDQKDESLAYVEERGQKRPAGPVPLGASIPVGAPAGGAAS; this is encoded by the coding sequence ATGAGCAACGCCACCACCACGGGCACCCGCCGGATCGTCGTCGTCGGAGGCGGCCCCGCGGCGCACCGATTCACCGATGCCATGTCCGCTCGCGGTCTGGCCGGCTCGCACGTGACCGTGCTGACCGAGGAGTCGCACGTACCCTACGACCGAGTGGCCCTGTCCAAGGCGCTCACGGATACCGGCGTCGACCTGACGTTCGACAAGGATCTGTGGGAGAACGAGGGCATCGAGTTGGTGCGTGACGCCCGCGTCGTCGACCTGGATCTGGAGACCAAGGAAGCCGTCACGGCCGACGGCCGCCGCTTCGCCTACGACGAGTTGGTCCTCGCGACCGGTTCCAACGCCGCGACGCTGCCGATCCCGGGCAACGAGCACACGCACGTGTATCGGTACCTCGAAGACGTCTGGGCCATCAACCAGCAGATCGAAGAGCTCACCGAAAAGTACGGACGCACGATCAACGCCGTCACCATCGGCGGCGGCCTGCTCGGCCTCGAGGCCGCGGCAGGCGTGAAGTCCCTCGGCGCCAACCCGATCGTGATCGACGGCGGCAAGTGGCTCATGGGAACGCAGCTCGACGAGGGCGCCGGGCAGGCGATGGGCCGGCTCATCGCCGAGAAGGGCCTCGAGGTCCACGGCGGCGTCTTCCCGTCCAAGGTCCTCACCACCGAGGTCGACGGCGAGGAGCGCGTGACCGGCGTCGAGATGGCCGACGGGCGCATCATCGACGCCGACATGGTCATCGTCTCGATCGGCGTGCGTCCCCGTGACGAGCTGATCCGCACCATCAACCAGAGCGCCAAGGCGATCGCCGCACAGGCCGCGGGCAAACCGGTCGACGAGCTCGAGGGCACCGACCAGGAGCCGGCCGGCGACTACTCGCCCGTGTTTCGGATGGGGCCGCGCGGCGGCGTCGTCATCGACGAGACGTGCGCGACCGACGTCGAGAACGTCTGGGCCGTCGGCGAGGTCGCCAACTTCGGCGGCTTCTGCATCGGCCTCGTCGCCCCCGCCAACACGATGGCCGAGATCGTCGCCGACCGCCTCTCCGGCGGGGAGGCCACGTTCGAGGGGTTCGACACCGCGACCAAGCTCAAGCTCTCCGGCGTCGACGTCGCGAGTTTTGGCGACGCGTTCGCCAAGGCCGAGGGCGCCCTCGAGGTCGTCTATGCGGACCCGGCCCGCGGCGTCTACCAGAAGCTCGTCGTCAGCGACGACGCGAAGACGCTGCTCGGCGGCATCTTCGTCGGCGACGCCGCCCCCTACACCTCGCTGCGCCCGCTGCTCGGCCGCGAACTGCCCGGCGAGCCCGGCGCTTACCTGTCGGCGGCCGGCGGCGGCGACGCCCCGGACACCGAGCTGCCCGACGACGCGACCCTCTGCTCGTGCAACAACGTCACGGCCGGGGCCATCCGCGACACCGTCGGCGGCTGCGGCACGTGCGAGGGGCAGGATCCGGTTCAGGACCTGGCCGGAGTCAAGGGCTGCACCAAGGCCGGCACGTCCTGCGGCTCGTGTGTGCCGATGCTCAAGAAGCTCATCGAGAAGGAGCTGGCCAAGAGCGGCGTCGAGGTCTCCAAGGCCATCTGCGAGCACATCTCGTTCTCCCGCGCCGAGCTCTTCGAGGCGATCCGCCTGGCCGACCTGCACTCCTTCGAGGCCGTCATGGAGCGCTTCGGCACCGGCCTCGGCTGCGACATCTGCAAGCCCGCCATCGCGAACATCCTCGCCTCCCAGCACAACGCCCACCCGCTCGACGGCGACCTCGGCGGCCTCCAGGACACCAACGACCGCGCACTGGCGAACATGCAGAAGGACGGCACCTACTCGGTCGTCCCGCGCATCCCCGGCGGTGAGATCACCCCGGAGAAGCTCGGCGTGATCGCGAACGTCGCCCAGAAGTACGGGCTCTACACGAAGCTCACCGGTGGCCTGCGCATCGACATGTTCGGCGCGCGACTCGAGCAGTTGCCGGATATTTGGAAGGAGCTCGTCGAGGCGGGATTCGAATCCGGTCAGGCCTACGGCAAGTCCCTGCGCACGGTCAAGGGCTGCGTCGGCTCCTCCTGGTGCCGCTACGGCGTGCAGGACTCGGTCAAGATGGCCATCGATCTGGAACTGCGCTACCGCGGCCTGCGTTCGCCGCACAAGCTCAAGATGGGTGTCTCCGGTTGCGCCCGCGAATGCGCGGAGGCGAAAGGCAAGGACGTCGGCGTCATCGCGACGGAAGCCGGCTGGAACCTGTACGTCGGCGGCAACGGCGGCGCGAACCCGGCCCACGCCAAGCTGCTGGCCAAGGACCTCGACGACAAGACCCTGCTGAAGTACATCGACCGCTTCTTCATGTATTACATCCGAACCGCCGATCGCCTGCAGCGCACGGCACACTGGATGGATGACCTGGATGGCGGCATCGAGCACGTGTACTCCGTGGTGGTCGAGGATTCCCTCGGTCTCGGCGAGGAGCTGGAAGCTGCCATGAATCGCCACGTGGAGGGCTACGAGGATGAGTGGGCGGCCACGCTGAAGGATCCGGAGCGCCTGCGCCGCTTCCGTTCCTTCGTGAACGCACCCGACCAGAAGGACGAGTCCCTCGCCTATGTCGAGGAACGCGGTCAGAAGCGTCCGGCCGGCCCGGTCCCGCTCGGGGCCTCGATCCCGGTCGGCGCCCCCGCCGGCGGTGCGGCGTCATGA